One segment of Bacillus alkalisoli DNA contains the following:
- the minC gene encoding septum site-determining protein MinC, which translates to MSRQKQQYVTIKGTKEGLTLHLDDSCSFEELVSELEAKLSTDSNREQDDSPLLGVRLKVGNRYCTNKQEEQLRNVIRSKKNLMVESIESNVITKEQAQKWKQEEEIVSVARMIRSGQELQVEGDLLLIGDVNPGGTIKAGGNIFVLGSLRGNAFAGQAGKKDAIIAASVMKPNILSIHDVINRAPDLTEQLEGSNEMECAYIDDNEAIIIDRLQMLSHLRPMLTRLERRM; encoded by the coding sequence ATGAGTAGGCAAAAACAACAATATGTAACGATAAAAGGAACAAAAGAAGGACTAACGTTACATCTTGATGATAGTTGTTCTTTTGAAGAATTAGTAAGTGAGTTAGAAGCAAAACTTTCTACAGATAGTAACCGAGAGCAAGATGATTCCCCTTTACTTGGGGTTCGTCTAAAGGTAGGGAATCGCTACTGTACAAATAAACAAGAAGAACAACTTCGTAATGTGATAAGAAGTAAAAAGAACTTAATGGTGGAGTCTATCGAAAGTAATGTAATCACGAAAGAACAAGCACAAAAGTGGAAGCAAGAAGAAGAAATTGTCTCTGTTGCAAGAATGATTCGTTCTGGACAGGAATTACAAGTAGAAGGCGATTTACTCTTGATTGGTGATGTGAATCCAGGTGGTACGATAAAAGCTGGTGGAAATATTTTTGTTTTAGGCTCTTTACGTGGAAATGCATTTGCAGGGCAAGCTGGAAAAAAAGATGCCATCATTGCAGCGAGTGTAATGAAACCGAACATACTATCCATTCATGATGTTATTAATCGAGCTCCTGATTTAACAGAACAACTAGAAGGAAGCAATGAAATGGAATGCGCTTATATTGATGATAACGAAGCGATTATCATTGACCGCTTACAAATGCTTTCGCATCTAAGACCAATGTTAACTAGGCTTGAAAGGAGAATGTAA
- the minD gene encoding septum site-determining protein MinD, translating into MGEAIVITSGKGGVGKTTTSANVGTALALQGKRVCLVDTDIGLRNLDVVMGLENRIIYDLVDVIEGRCKTHQALINDKRFECLKLLPAAQTSDKSAVNPEQMKKLITELKQDYDYIIIDCPAGIEQGYQNAVAGADKAIVVTTPEISSVRDADRIIGLLEKENIEPPRLIVNRIRNHMVKNGEMLDVEEIVSILAIDIIGIVADDDSVIRASNSGEPIALDPTSKASIAYRNIARRILGESVPLQSLDEDNKGVMHKLKKFFGVR; encoded by the coding sequence GTGGGAGAGGCTATCGTAATTACTTCTGGTAAAGGTGGAGTTGGTAAAACTACAACTTCCGCTAATGTAGGAACAGCTCTAGCATTACAAGGAAAAAGAGTATGCTTAGTAGATACCGATATTGGCCTACGCAACTTAGATGTTGTCATGGGCTTAGAGAACCGTATCATCTATGATTTAGTAGATGTGATTGAAGGTCGTTGTAAAACGCATCAAGCGTTAATTAACGACAAACGTTTTGAATGTTTAAAACTATTACCTGCTGCACAAACAAGTGATAAATCAGCGGTAAATCCTGAGCAAATGAAAAAACTTATTACAGAATTAAAGCAAGACTATGATTATATTATTATTGACTGCCCTGCTGGAATTGAACAAGGCTATCAAAATGCCGTTGCTGGAGCAGATAAAGCGATCGTTGTAACAACTCCAGAGATTTCATCTGTTCGCGATGCAGATCGAATTATTGGCTTACTAGAAAAAGAAAACATTGAACCGCCACGCCTTATCGTTAACCGTATTCGTAACCATATGGTAAAGAACGGTGAAATGCTAGATGTCGAAGAAATTGTATCAATCCTTGCGATTGACATTATTGGTATTGTTGCTGATGATGACAGCGTTATTCGCGCATCTAACAGTGGCGAACCAATCGCCCTAGATCCAACAAGCAAAGCATCCATCGCATACCGAAACATCGCTCGCCGTATTTTAGGTGAGTCTGTACCTTTACAATCTTTAGATGAAGATAATAAAGGTGTTATGCATAAACTAAAGAAGTTTTTTGGAGTAAGATAA
- a CDS encoding PilW family protein — protein MKKKLIFVQNNHGLTLIELLATIAIASIVLVLITTLLIATQKQNNMTQTHNAIRQEANFIITNLRNLHDVEPYTICYHTDKKIYLDNSLSSALAHSKYFFEDVVIKQEGNIIEATNKCIENIDIHVPIEVKFTIKDDYNNAYTIDTVIDRVAPFPETDTSN, from the coding sequence TTGAAAAAAAAATTAATTTTTGTTCAAAACAATCATGGTTTAACATTAATTGAGCTACTAGCTACTATAGCCATCGCTTCTATCGTCCTAGTTCTTATTACTACTTTATTAATCGCTACACAAAAGCAAAATAATATGACACAAACACATAACGCCATTCGCCAGGAAGCAAATTTCATTATAACTAATTTAAGAAATTTGCACGATGTTGAACCATACACCATATGTTACCATACAGATAAAAAGATTTATTTAGACAATTCATTATCAAGCGCATTAGCACACTCTAAATATTTTTTCGAAGATGTAGTAATTAAACAAGAAGGTAACATAATAGAAGCTACAAATAAGTGTATAGAAAATATAGATATACATGTACCTATAGAAGTAAAATTCACTATAAAAGATGATTACAACAACGCATATACGATTGATACTGTAATAGATAGAGTTGCTCCATTTCCAGAAACGGATACATCTAACTAA
- a CDS encoding prepilin-type N-terminal cleavage/methylation domain-containing protein, whose product MFIKNKKKILENNKGFTLIEILVSIVILSIIIVTFLSFFSQALFYSVKEEDKLTGINIAERIMFNVKQSDDIIDLLFLNEYVCGQNPLNINNSFSGDVDLEYKDDVNLFYYEVNNKEYYLDIIICSTPEERNLFLSRTHIKIYQSVGTNPKGKIVYDTFHYINLNDYE is encoded by the coding sequence TTGTTTATAAAAAATAAAAAAAAAATACTAGAAAATAATAAAGGTTTTACATTAATAGAAATATTAGTTTCCATTGTAATATTAAGCATCATTATTGTAACATTTTTAAGTTTTTTCTCACAAGCGTTGTTTTACTCTGTGAAAGAGGAAGATAAACTTACAGGTATTAATATAGCAGAGAGAATAATGTTTAATGTGAAGCAAAGTGACGACATTATTGATTTGTTGTTTTTAAACGAATATGTATGTGGTCAAAACCCATTAAATATTAATAATAGTTTTAGTGGGGATGTTGACCTAGAATACAAGGACGATGTAAATCTATTTTATTATGAAGTAAATAATAAAGAATATTACTTAGACATTATCATCTGTTCGACTCCGGAGGAAAGAAATCTATTTTTGTCCCGTACACATATTAAGATTTATCAATCTGTTGGTACAAATCCAAAAGGAAAAATTGTGTATGATACGTTTCATTATATTAATTTAAATGATTATGAATAA
- a CDS encoding type II secretion system protein, which produces MKYLNNQQGYTLVAVILIIAVVGLMTPPLINSVTNTSKQNQITEQSVQLKNLTDMGKLYFREDVKKVTVSSTSLITNMNADEVKEELSSIDKAVEISLTPQNGNLKFKVGYEDVTMEGDQVVITYISKGIANGATLKEKEVIRLLYVNATLPEPEDEETPDPPGTPGTDPNPDDDSDSDDTGSQPGTDAPVFNDDDEKGNFIHSCRRRVGNGNISGKNIPYDFQGNIICDLVVSGGKVIINETINIGGNSILNVRSSDSISSVVFQGPVNVVSRFSELNVINISDVQFTNTVEVGGNASLSITGVKRIEGKKVFLIDPIGKGAKHNISVKYR; this is translated from the coding sequence ATGAAGTACTTAAACAATCAACAAGGATACACGCTTGTAGCAGTAATTTTAATTATCGCAGTTGTAGGTTTAATGACACCACCTTTGATTAACAGTGTGACGAATACATCTAAGCAAAATCAAATAACGGAACAGTCGGTGCAGTTGAAAAATTTAACAGACATGGGAAAACTCTACTTTAGAGAAGATGTTAAAAAGGTAACAGTTTCTTCCACTAGTTTAATAACAAACATGAATGCGGATGAAGTGAAAGAGGAATTATCAAGTATTGACAAAGCAGTAGAAATTTCATTAACACCTCAAAACGGTAACCTTAAATTTAAAGTGGGTTATGAAGATGTAACAATGGAAGGCGATCAAGTAGTTATTACTTATATTAGTAAAGGAATAGCTAATGGGGCTACCTTGAAAGAAAAAGAAGTGATTCGCTTATTGTACGTGAATGCTACCTTACCAGAACCAGAAGATGAAGAGACTCCCGATCCACCAGGAACACCTGGAACTGATCCAAATCCAGATGATGATTCTGATTCAGATGACACAGGATCCCAGCCTGGTACAGATGCTCCTGTTTTTAATGATGATGATGAAAAGGGGAATTTTATACACAGCTGTAGAAGAAGAGTCGGTAATGGTAATATAAGTGGTAAAAATATCCCATATGACTTTCAAGGCAATATTATTTGTGATTTGGTTGTTAGCGGTGGAAAAGTAATCATTAATGAAACAATTAATATCGGTGGCAACTCTATTTTGAACGTAAGAAGTAGTGACAGCATTAGCTCCGTAGTATTCCAAGGTCCAGTTAACGTAGTTAGTAGATTTTCTGAATTGAATGTTATAAATATCTCAGATGTTCAATTTACTAATACTGTAGAAGTTGGTGGAAACGCCTCTTTATCTATTACTGGTGTGAAGAGAATAGAAGGGAAAAAAGTGTTTTTAATAGATCCAATTGGTAAAGGTGCAAAACATAATATTTCTGTGAAGTATCGATAA
- a CDS encoding M23 family metallopeptidase — translation MNEQIEAMKKRAAKRRQNKLKNRTRQSQVSSYMLKDEEKYSNTYTSFEDGPMDGNGHPLFNKEAFIFKILASAILVLVVGIMFKDGSPTFEKPRQFVVQSMEQSFQFAAVSKWYEDRFGSLSAILPAQLQPTRTNPEQTNTQYAVPATSRVMENFESNGQGILVETILHSKVEAMNEGWVNFVGKKPDTGNTIIVQHPDKTQTWYGHLATIDVKLFQFVETGTELGRTSESSDGTNGVFYFAIKKEDQFIDPIQVISFE, via the coding sequence ATGAACGAACAGATTGAAGCGATGAAAAAACGAGCTGCTAAGCGAAGACAAAATAAATTAAAAAATCGAACGAGGCAAAGTCAAGTGTCGTCGTACATGTTAAAGGATGAAGAAAAATATTCCAATACGTATACATCTTTTGAAGATGGGCCAATGGATGGAAATGGACATCCTTTGTTCAATAAAGAAGCGTTTATATTTAAAATACTAGCTTCGGCCATTTTAGTACTAGTAGTAGGTATCATGTTTAAAGATGGGTCACCAACCTTTGAAAAGCCTCGACAATTTGTTGTTCAATCGATGGAACAAAGCTTTCAGTTTGCCGCTGTTTCCAAATGGTATGAAGATCGATTTGGCAGTTTGTCTGCCATTTTACCAGCACAATTACAACCGACACGTACCAATCCAGAACAAACGAACACTCAATATGCTGTACCAGCAACTAGTCGTGTGATGGAAAACTTCGAAAGCAATGGACAAGGCATTCTTGTAGAGACTATTCTTCACTCAAAAGTAGAAGCAATGAATGAAGGATGGGTAAATTTTGTAGGGAAAAAACCTGACACGGGAAACACGATCATTGTTCAACACCCAGACAAAACACAAACGTGGTACGGTCATCTTGCAACGATTGATGTTAAGTTATTTCAATTTGTTGAAACTGGAACAGAACTAGGAAGAACGAGTGAAAGTAGTGATGGTACAAACGGAGTTTTTTACTTTGCAATTAAAAAAGAGGATCAATTCATTGATCCAATCCAGGTGATATCATTTGAATAA